One stretch of Gopherus flavomarginatus isolate rGopFla2 chromosome 2, rGopFla2.mat.asm, whole genome shotgun sequence DNA includes these proteins:
- the CD83 gene encoding CD83 antigen, which yields MLLAYYTQLVILSNVWCFIRGTAVAIPEVAVTCTEEAQLPCEAPRDPQVTYEAVSWHKIVGNGEELAEMVRKNLENGVEYYYPKELNGSLQLSSDTSYSLKITNTTSHNSGTYGCILWAPAGKHNQSGSIILKVTGCSERLDEKFKKYRAELLLLSCLGIFYLLLIFFTCTCLKKENMLPGYHKHRREQKHTLILVSAQEKNIIQRLGSNSTCKNGPNLSSGQADIV from the exons ATGCTTTTGGCATACTACACCCAGCTTGTCATCCTGAGCAATG TATGGTGTTTCATTCGTGGGACTGCTGTGGCCATTCCAGAGGTTGCAGTGACGTGTACAGAAGAAGCGCAGCTGCCCTGTGAAGCTCCTCGGGACCCACAAGTCACCTATGAGGCAGTGTCCTGGCATAAA ATTGTTGGAAATGGTGAAGAACTGGCAGAGATGGTACGGAAGAACCTTGAGAATGGTGTGGAATATTACTATCCAAAAGAACTTAATGGATCCTTGCAGCTCTCCAGTGACACCTCATATTCCTTGAAAATCACAAATACTACTAGCCACAACAGTGGGACATATGGGTGCATCTTGTGGGCACCAGCTGGAAAACACAACCAAAGTGGCTCAATCATATTAAAAGTAACAG gTTGTAGTGAACGATTagatgaaaaatttaaaaaatacagagcGGAACTTTTATTGCTGTCCTGCCTTGGGATTTTTTACTTGCTGCTCATCTTTTTTACCTGT aCGTGCCTAAAAAAAGAGAACATGCTTCCAGGTTATCATAAACACAGAAGAGAACAGAAACACACACTTATCCTTGTCAGCGCGCAAGAAAAGAATATTATCCAGCGTTTAGGCAGTAACAGCACTTGCAAAAATGGACCTAATCTGAGTTCTGGCCAAGCTGATATAGTTTAA